Proteins encoded together in one Quercus lobata isolate SW786 chromosome 3, ValleyOak3.0 Primary Assembly, whole genome shotgun sequence window:
- the LOC115980563 gene encoding uncharacterized protein LOC115980563, translating to MGLHKDTHDISIVFRAPQQLVGTQVFYNSIPLQCDNDANIMWGVIKRAGQFIGSDLYVTVHTVGFNVDGGSQYGSRVGEQESVPVTVVHPSVTPETSLPYNCQPWNGVAMDNTEDAEVLGSIHTHEDEGYTHRNEDIQTYLDEATEMDETRDVYEEFIDNDGSVENPELLDELQPENNLNPNPEWFTSNTWDDINDPSPSLETGLLSWRPGDEPSKGMLFNNKAAVQHALTMFSVGLNKKFKYMKSDPERLVVTCVDDACLWSIRAIYSKRHKLWMITTSKGPHTCSTLQVDHDGRMMDSKFIAITLESYVREDISRTVATLRSVLHAKHSHWASHYKVWDAKQKAVAAIYGGFDESYAELPRFLAALKDADPTTVTQLKCDHRSVPGTCTFNCAFWAFGPCIEGFKYCRPVISIDATHLYGKYKGKLLIAMATDANNEVYPLAFAVVESESKETWGWFLACLK from the coding sequence ATGGGGTTACACAAGGATACCCACGACATCTCCATTGTATTTCGGGCTCCGCAGCAACTAGTAGGTACCCAAGTGTTCTACAATTCAATTCCGTTACAATGCGACAATGATGCAAATATAATGTGGGGAGTGATAAAGCGGGCAGGGCAATTCATAGGTTCTGACTTGTATGTAACTGTCCACACTGTTGGGTTCAATGTCGACGGGGGTTCGCAATATGGGAGTAGAGTTGGAGAGCAAGAATCAGTTCCTGTAACCGTTGTGCACCCGTCAGTTACACCCGAGACATCTTTGCCCTACAACTGTCAACCATGGAATGGGGTTGCTATGGACAATACTGAAGACGCCGAAGTGTTAGGGTCTATCCATACCCATGAGGATGAAGGATATACTCACCGAAATGAAGATATCCAAACCTACTTGGACGAGGCAACCGAAATGGATGAGACTCGAGATGTGTATGAGGAGTTCATTGATAACGATGGATCGGTAGAGAATCCAGAATTGTTAGATGAACTACAACCAGAAAATAATCTAAACCCTAACCCCGAATGGTTCACGTCAAACACATGGGATGACATTAATGACCCATCACCTTCCCTGGAAACAGGTCTGCTGAGTTGGCGACCGGGGGACGAACCGAGCAAGGGGATGCTATTCAATAATAAAGCTGCGGTTCAGCACGCGCTAACCATGTTCTCCGTTGggctcaataaaaaatttaagtacatgaaGTCAGACCCCGAGAGACTGGTTGTAACGTGTGTAGACGATGCATGTCTATGGTCAATTCGAGCTATCTACAGCAAAAGGCACAAGCTGTGGATGATCACAACATCTAAGGGTCCCCACACTTGCTCGACACTCCAAGTGGATCATGATGGAAGGATGATGGATTCAAAGTTCATTGCCATCACACTTGAGTCATACGTACGGGAAGACATTTCAAGAACAGTAGCAACCCTACGTAGTGTTCTTCATGCGAAGCACAGCCATTGGGCATCTCACTATAAGGTTTGGGATGCAAAACAGAAAGCCGTTGCAGCCATCTACGGTGGTTTCGATGAGTCATATGCAGAATTGCCTCGGTTCCTGGCAGCGTTAAAAGATGCAGATCCAACCACAGTGACACAGTTGAAGTGCGACCACCGTAGTGTGCCGGGAACTTGCACATTTAACTGTGCCTTTTGGGCTTTTGGTCCGTGTATAGAAGGGTTCAAGTATTGTAGGCCGGTGATAAGCATCGATGCAACGCACCTCTATGGCAAGTACAAGGGGAAGTTGTTGATAGCAATGGCAACGGATGCTAACAACGAGGTTTATCCACTCGCGTTTGCCGTTGTTGAGAGTGAGAGCAAGGAGACATGGGGATGGTTCTTGGCATGCCTGAAATGA